AAAGGCAGCCggacttggtggcacacgcctttaatcccagcacttgggagaccgaggcaggcggatttctgagttcgaggccagcctggtctacaaaatgagttccaggacagccagggctatacagagaaaccctgtctcgaaaaaaaaaaaaaaggctttaggaCATAGAGGAATAAAAGAGCGGACAACATGGCTGCCCTATTGCTATGACAGCCACTGGAAGGCCAATGTCATAGCCCACCACTCCACTCCACCAGCTAGAATGGCAGCTGTCCTCTTCTCCCGAGAGGAAGGTAGAGGAGAGACCAGGCACCCCTGAGTAGTCACAGAACACTGCCAGGCTGTTCCTGCTAACATCTTTGCATATAGCCttcaacataaagaaaaaaagtgtgtctcaatgaaaaaaggaagtaaaaagaaaaagttgaagtataaagaaattaagatgACAAAGTGTCTAACATCTCTAAAACCACCCTGTAGGTGCAAGGTAGGATCAGGGACTCCTTTAGATTCCCCTGGCTTCTCACCACTTCATACCACGAGTCTAACATGCTCAAGTGTTTGAGACCAAGAGCATCTGTTCTCGAAGAACAAAGGCTTTTGGACTGGGGTTTCTAATGTCCCATAAAATGAGCAGTGTCTCGGACAGATAAAAGGTTTACAATAAAGTGGAGAAACTGCTTTTGGTCAGACAGCACTCTGCTCACCCTCGGGCTTTGTCCTCTGGCTGTACTTTTCTTCAAAGAGCTGTGCTGGACACAGAGGCTTGTCATGGAGGAGACGGCCTGCAGTGCTGGGACTCTTTTCATCACAACAAAGGATCTTCTTTTTAAACATGTTCAGTTTCAAAATTGCCTTTGGTCTTGGATACATTATCaactaaacaaatatttaaaatgatttttacaaGCAAGCTCACTGGCTTTGTCTTATAAGCTACCCAAAACAGACTAGGGTTCTGTCACAGACACTCAAAGACAGGAACCACTGACCACCAGTCTTCTTCAGCCTCCTGCCGGAGACCAGCCCAGGATACCACCAGTGACCATTTTAATCAGGTGCAGAGCTGAGATGAGGGCGGTGCAGGTTTAAGTGGACATTCCATCCCACACAAGTTAGTACCATGAGGGGTCCCTGAGACCATCCAACTAGGACTGCACAGGGCCTTTCTAGGAAGAGGAAATCTACAGGATGAGGCCATTCAAAACTAGTCCAAGAGTTCCCAAAgtttcttgctttaaaaaaaaaaaaatacaaacatgaCTAGATTGGAATTCTTTAATGGTTTCCTAAGCAACAGTGGTCAGACAGAGTAAGTTTTCTTATGAAAAATGCTAAAACTTCTTTTGAACAAAGGAATATTCAGCCAGCCTCCTTAAGAAAACTCCTTAAAAGACTTTACTACTGGTATTTTCCAATTAAACACTAGCAGCCCAAGCCTTCTACCTTAAGTTGAACTCATTATAAAAAAATACGTTTTGAAACACTGTATGGCAATATATTTACAGTTTATATAGAAATTTTCAGTAATCAAAATACATCTCTAGCAAAATTTAGAatgttaaatttttataaaataagcaAGACCAATAGAAAAGGAGACTTCAGTACCATTTCAGACTTAAGACAGACAGGTTCTCCTATCTCCTGGCATCTCTTGGGAAGGAGAGTTTCCTGGGTCAGAGCCCTCTTCCCAGCAAGCAATTTCACCTTTCTGATTTGGGTTTTTTATAAAATGCTGATTCCAAACACATTCTCCAGGATGGAAATGACAGTACTGGCCAATCAACAGAGGCAACACGGTGGGTCAGGGTCCAGGGAGCAAGGCACTGCCTGAAAACCTTCCTGGGGCACTGTCACAGGCATCAGGCTGTTGCCTGCTGCTACTGCAGCCCAGCGCCTCAGCCTCTCTCTGCCAGTGTTGTCCTGGCAGCTAAACAGCCTGGGGCAAAAACAGTCCAAATTGCCCTGCATGGGAGAACGGAGACCAGAAAGGCCTTGAAGATCACCCTAATCCCCATAATGAGGTCAGGCTAGCAACAGTCTGTGTCTACATCCATCTTCAGGAGGCTTCCTTTTATTCTTGTGGCTTgttaaagaggaaggaaggaaggaaggagtcatCAACTTTGGCCAAAACAAAAAGCTTCTGCCCGGGTGGCTTTGTCAGGAGCTCTGGGCTCACAGCAGCCCTGTGACCAGCTTCCAACAGAGGTACTTGCATGTGCTCTCCCAGCCGACAGGTGTCAGATAACAAAGGACGATTTGTGTCTGAAGTCACCCTGCAAAGGCAGCAAAAAGAATCAGTTCAGGGGGCTTTGTTGGGTGGTGGTTGACATACATTGGTCAAATCACATGTAAGCTAATCTTGTCCCCTAAAAATGAAACCAGGAGCAAAACTGAGAGATGAATTACATCCTTGCTCTGCAGCAGTAACCTCTATTAGCACTCATGAGCTGGTGAGGAAGGAGTTACCATGAGGGCCAAGAAGGTCAGGGAGTACACTTAATCCCCAAACCCTGAGAGCCACAGAGTTTCCAAGCAGTAGTAGTTTTCCTGGTAGATACAGAGCACTAGGGTTTCTGCTCTTACCTCCTCACTCGTCCGGATGTAGTTAACACCGTCATGCTTCCCTGGGCTCTTATAGCTGTGAACACAAGAGGACAGCTCAGTAGTGCAGCTACACTGCTAATACAAGTCTGAACCTCAGACGAGACAGGCGTACCTTTCTCCATCTTGTTTACTGCTGATGAAGCAGCCTCGTCTGTACGCACAGCAGATGCCCATCGTAATCACAGCAAGAACAATAAGGACAACAAGGACTCCCCCAATAATCCCAGCAATGTTCAAATCATCTGTAGAAAAAGTTCGTAGACAGAGATGGTGTGGTCCATCAAAGGACCTTGGCCCCGTTAGCTTACCTTTCCAACCCCTCTGCTGACCCATTTACCCCTCTGTCTACTCCTGCCCACTCTAGCCAGAAGAGGAAACTGACCCATTAACATCTCTCTGGGTAAGAAAATACAAGCTACCATAGCCCCTGATATCATAGAACAAAAGCAGTTACACTCAAAGCCACTGAGAGATGCTTACCAGTGTATAAAAGGCTTTAAAGTCTTGTAAATATTATTTATGGAGAAATGGCTATATTTCTATATAGCATCAAGAGCCAGGAGCCCTAAGTAAAGTAACCTTCCTAATTTATACAGCCAGCCTTGCTGGAGATGACTTGAGCAAAAGAAAGCTTCAAATCTTAACCATAAATACCGTTAAATGCAAACTTGACCTTCTACTTCAGCTGCTGCCTGTCCTTGGCCCTCATATAACCCCCTGCACTCTTCCAGGCAGAGGCTCTAATGGTTTTCTCCCTCTCTGCACACCTTCCTACAGCAGTGAATTACCCTACAGTAATTCtccaaactggactgctgacaTGCATTAGAATGCGACATGGACACAGACACTGTGGCAAGTTCCAGTGGCCCCTGCATGATGTAGGCAACAGTCCTCCAACAGGCTAGGGAAACACTGCTCTGGAGTGACCACAActgagaatgaaggaaggaaccCAGTGGCTTAGCTCACCCTATCCACTTCCTCCCAACACCTCCCCAAGAGCCCACTACCTGATGACATCACAGGAGAAAAGAATGAGGCTTTGAGTTCCCTGCAAAAATAGCTGCTAGATTCCCGTCAGGGCTCCCTACGCGAATGTTTTTGATGCTTCAATCATTTACCAAAAAAATGTGTTACACCTGGTGCAAGTTCTATGCCAACATGTTCCCGATACCCAAGCCCCCAGGAAGCTGCTTTGCGGATCTTCTCATTTAGACCTCATGCTCTTTTATACTCCCAACAGGCTCCCCGAGGATCTGATGAGTCCCCTGTCAGCTGCAGAACTAACATTCAACTTAAATGTTCTATTCACTCTTGTCTTCAGTGTAATCTTTTCAAGTGACTCACAGACTTCCATGTCCTGCCCCTCACACCTGGCTGCACCTGCGTCATTGGAAGCAATGCAGTAGTACTGCCCAGAGTCGTCCTTGTGGACAGCATTGAAAACCTGTTTTAGAAATGACAAAGTGTTACTTCACTCAACAGGACAAACTGAGTGACAGACATCAAGGGTGACACCACACAGACGCCCCACTGAAGCCACAAAGCAGTCCGCTCACCAGCAGCTCTACTGTCCTCACCATTTCCCTCCTGCATCAGAGCTTCACAAGGAACTCCCTTCGGGATGCAGAGAGAGCAAAGCTGGGCAAAGCTAGGCTGCAAGCAGCCCACTTCACTGTCCCTCTGAAGTTCAAGGGATCCTAGCAGCTCTCCTTAGACAAATACCAATACCCTAGAATGAGTCACGATTCACCCAATCACTCCCTGAAGTTGGGTATTTCACAAACCAGGACGCCACCCTCCCTGCTGAGTGCCTCAAAGCCAGCATGTCCTTTGCAGATGGCCAAGCCATGCTGTTGCATTTTCTTCTCGCTCCCATGTGACCTCCTACCTCCCAGTGGGttagccttttttctttttcttttttttttaattgttttttgttgttgttgttttgagacagagtttctctgtatagccttggctgacctgaaactcactctgtagaccaagatggcctcaaactcacagaaatccgcctgcctcctgagtgctgggactaaaggcacgtGATGCCAACCACCACCAGGCACCAGGAGTTATTCTGAAGCAAATTCAAGACATATTTAATCCATATCTCTTTATGATAAGGACTTAAGAACTATAATCACAATTCTGTTGATAATGGCTTAATATCAAACACCTGCCCAGTAAGCACATTTCCTTCACGTGGTGCATATGTTCCGTTGATTATTCAAACTAGGATTCTAATAACATGAACCCACTTGTTTACCTGCCCCCTGTTCTCATGCAGATGTACAGGTTTCCATTTTGTTTTACCCTTAACACTTGTTTATATGAAAGCCGAAGCCACCTTTCCTGTAGTGTTTCTGATGTTCTAGATTTTGCCTCTGCCTTGAAAAGGAGCCTCCCTGGCTCTCCTTCCAGGCATCCTAGGTTCCAACAAACGCATCTGCTTCCTCACCTTGGAAGGGCTCTTACCAGAGTGCCTGTCTCCGAGTTCACATGGAAAGAGGAATTCTGGAACCTGGGATTGGCTCTGGAATCTGTAGGCAGTGGCACATCATTGCGGTACCAGCTGTAGTGAGGCCGGGGATAGCCCTCGCTCTCTTGGCACTGCAGTGTTGCCGTCTTGCCTACAGGTACAGCGGCTGGAATTCTGCAGACAGGGGTCACTGGCTTCACTGCAGGCAAAATACGGGTTGGTGTTTAAAATCTCAGCACAAGCCCATCATACCAAAACCTAGCGTAATAAAGCAGCTCCGAAGGCCACAGCCCATCCACTGCCTGCACCCTGCTCACTCTGAGTTCATTCCAGCCCGTGTGTCCAATCTCACAGTCTCCAGTTCTTCCACCTTCAGGAGTAAGCTGAAAAGGAGGCTGCAAAGGCAGATCCCTGAGGCCGGTAAGGAACACAGCAGATGCGTGTTCTCATCATCCCAGCCCAACTCTAGACAGCCTCAGTGGCCCCCCTTCCAAACTGCAGATAGCCCCAGGAACACAGCCCTGGAGGAATGAATCGAAATATGAGCTAGTCTCTTATTCTAGAGCTAAGGGCTGACTCATAGGGCTGGCCAGTAGAGATGCTACACATTAATGGGGCCTACCTTGCACAATTAACTCAATGGTAATCTCATCAACTTCTTTTCGGTCATTTAGAGCAACGACCTCACAGCGATAGATGGCTGAATCCGATCGTGTCACATTCCAGATCCTCAGGGAAGTTTTTCCAAACACATCTGTGCGACCTGCCAGGTCTCCTATAAAAAAGAAGACACAAGATCCTAGACACTGGAAGACTGTGGGGCTGGACTTGATGGCAGAGCAAGAAGACTGCAGTACAGTGCTGTTTGTCCTGTCCCTCCCTGTATGAAAGACGTGATCTTCATGGGGACCAGGCCACTGACTTCTTCCCATGTGCAACCTGAGCATCAGAACTAGTATCTGGTAGTTAAGataaagccaggaaccttatttCTCCTTATTATTCCCAGGAGGAGAAAATTAATTCAAGGAAAAGTTAAGAAaggaaaaccaaataaatatttacaaaacaaaGTCTACAAAGGATGTTGTGGCTATCcacatgaaaaagaagaaagctgaCCCCTGGCTGCCTCCCTAGTCAACAAATACCCACTAGAGTTGAACAAGAGCTGGGCATTTATTTGCAACACTATAAGTTTATAGGAAtggagtttgaggttagcctaggCAACACAGTtaactggaggccagcctgggcaatattAGCAAAAGTTTTTAGATTTGTTTCCTTTATatggatgagtgttttgcctgcatgtatgtctgtacagcAGATATATGCCTGATGTCtgtggaatcaaacccaggtcctctgcaagagcagccagtgccctatccactgagccatctcagaagGCATAATCTTCATGACCGTGGCTTCGGTGATGGTTCCTTAGATACGACAACAAAGACACAAGCACAAAAACTGGGGGTTATACTACATTCCATCAAGTCAACAGCGGCTCTGCTTTAAAGGAAGTAAGCAGCCGAGAAAGCAATCTACACCGTCTGTACCAGGGGTACGGACGACTCTGCAAGCCACGTCAGAAAAAGGACTTGCCTCTGCAATGTATGACTCTACAACTCAGTGGAAATGCACCTAACAGTTGATCAGGTTTCTCCCAAGACACTGCCCACTTTGCACATGGAGAGATGAAACTCCACTTGGATACCTTATACCCTCTAAGACTATTAAAATAAAGGTCAAATgatcacaagtgtgtgtgtgactatggtGGAAGCACCGAAGCGTGAGTGTAAATGGAGAAGCCAGGGCTGggcacatggcttgctcagtgaTTAAGTCAATTACTGCTtttagaggatccaggtttggttcccagcaacctATGTGGGTTCACAACCATACATAACTCCAATTCCATGggagccaatgccctcttctgacctctgcacactcAGCATGCAgatacagtgcacagacatatgcaggcaaaagacacaaaatttaaaaaaaaatatatatatatataaatatatatatatggtgacgCTCCTTTGGAAAGCCGTCTCaaaaactcaccatgtagccacCATGTGGCCCAGTAGTTGTGTACTTGGTCTTCACACAGAGATGAGTGCAGAATACTGATGACAGCCAGTGTAAACTCAGCATCTGAACATCACCTGATGCGTGCTCAAAGCAGCATGGCGCCCACACAGTGACCAGGGACCCCGCCACAGAAGGGAACAACTAAGCCctgtgctaagtgaaagaagccttACATGACGTCTCCCGAAAACGCAAAGCCTAAGAGGTGTGTAGGTAAGGGCTGctaagaggggaggggagggccctGACTCTGCATGGCATGGGCTACGGGAACGTTCTGTGATTGACAGGGTGGTCCATTTCTATGTGAGTATAAAAGCCAACTTTTACACTTCAAGAGGGACAGGAGTAACAAGTGTGACAGGGGTAACAAGAGGAGTAACAGGAGATGTCTTGGGCACAGTACCAGTCCCGCCTCCACCCTCCTGCTTCTCTGGTTCATGTCCTTTATGGTAACCATTCCTATGGCTAAGAGTAATACCTCTGATGTCTACAAAGAGAAAGTTGTAATTGTTAGTGATGTGAGTGATAATTCAGGGCCTCATACGTACCAGATCAGTGGTCTATCACTCTGCCCACCCCATCCAAACCCACCCCCAGCACTAGGGAAATGAGAGTTttcttaaagatgtatttttactGTTTGTTATTATATGAGTTGAGTGCGGGTGTGAGCCCAGCTCCTGCAGCCTatggaggagctggagttacaggctgctaGAGTGGGTACGAGGAACTGAgctcagtcctctgcaagaggacaCTCTTAACTCCATCATCCCTCTAGCCTCAGCCTCCCCTCCAAAAAATCATTAGGTTTTTATAGTTTTAATAAGTGagtcttttttaaaagacttccTTATTTATAGTCTTGGTATGGAGCGTTTTATCTACACAGCACACGCATGCGTTCATGGCCTGTGAAGGCCAgggggtgtcagattccctgcagCTGGGAGCTCTAGAGGgtgctaccactgagctacacataCAGCCCTTGCAAGTTGTTGGGGTTTGACCTTGTTTTACCCCCTCAATCCTAGGAACTGAATTCAGAGTTTCATGAATGCTAGCTAGGTAAGCACTGTACCACCGAGCTACAGCTGAAGCCAACAAACTATTTTTAAGAGCAACAACTCCTGGAACCTGTAGAACTCAGATCACAATACCCACGACTTCACTAAAACTGAACGTACCTGCACAGGACCTCCTCTTTCGCCTTCCCTTGCTGCCAGATGGAAAGTAACATCCGACTCCGCCTGCCATCCCTCAGCACAGCTGGTCCTCCTTGCAATTCTCCCCTTGCATTTCCAGTGGCGCTACCTCAGCTCAGCCATTGTGAGCAACCCCTCCCACCAGACTCTGCAAAGGCAATGTGATCTGGCCCTGCTCGGAGCTGTGATCACCTCCAGTCTCTGTTGCTTCTCCTAGCACCTCTGATGGGTAGTGTCTGCTGTCCAGACACCCCGTGCACTTCCCGTCTTCCTCATCGCCCTCTCAGCCAGGTTCTGGTGACAGCTCTTCTCAGAAGCTGAGCTCTCACATATGTGTCCATATGTAGCATTCTTTCCTGCCATTACATCTCTCACCATGCAGCGCTTGCTATCTTGTAGACTGCCTGAGCACTCTGCAGCCTACGTCCTGACGCCTGGCTCTCAGtcccctcctcgtcctcctcgccATCCTATGGTAGCTTATGTTACTACTGCCCCCAGATACTGTCCTGCTTCAGGTCAGAGTAGGGAGGCCCCAGGCCTGACCCTGGACACAGTGGAGCTCAATCCTGTGTGATACTGCTGTGATAATCCCTTTGGGCACCCCTCACAGTATGTCTGTCGTAGGCCAGAACAACATGGCTAAAGAAATGGTTTGCTGTGATTTCTCAAGCAATATGTACAGAGATCCAAGTCCTTACTAAGGAGCTGGGATTTGTTGAAGTTGCATTGTAGAGGTACAGGCAGGCTCAAAATATCAATACTAAAATTGAAATTTTCTCCAACAATAAACTCAGAAAGTCAGAGCAGTCCTAGCCACAGGAACAGGCTAGCAGTCTGGGGAAATGTTACTGTAAATAAATTCCACAACCTGCAGACAAAATAGGAATAGTGCAGAGGACAGTGGGCTCATACCTTGAATCTTGTTGTCAAAATACACATATGTGGTTTGGCCATCTTGGATTTTCTTCCATTCAATCCTAGGGTCACTTGTCTGTGAGTCCGTAATGATGCAAGACAATTCCACACCTGGAGAGCAATGAGAGAAAGATAAGCTTAAACTTATAAGCTTAAACTTTCCAAGATGAGTTTCTGCCAGAAAAACCAATGAAAACATTAGTAAGGATTTCACTACAGAGAGCACACCTTCCCTTAGACACCTGCATCTATTATATGAGCTTTCTTTGTTGTATAGATACAAGGATAGGCAGGAAACAGATGACAGCCAATGTAACCTGCAGAGTGTGTTGCTAGTCTACCCAACACAACAGCCATCCTGAACATTCTTGGCTAGTCCATACAGGGAAGTAGGGGCTGGAGGgccggctcagtggctaagagcactgactgctcttgcagctagcagttcaatttccagcacacaACTATCTATACTCCATCTCCTAGAGACCTggggccctcttctgacctctgcagtaTCCTCCTGTGTACATAGGCTCACAgtcacaaataaatattttttagatgATAATagacagggtgtggtggtgcacacttttaatcccagcacttggaaggcagagacagacagacagacctctgtgagttccaggccagccttgtctctATAGTGAATTCCatgtcagccagagctacacagtgagatcctatctcaaacaaacaaatatataaatatatcaatacAATAAACACAATAGAACAGGTGCTGGGTTGGCTGCAGAGCTACCTAGTGTCCACTAGGGGGCCCCATCCCTCTCCATGTTTCCTGTACTTACTTTCAAATTCATGTACCACTGGGTTTCGGTTGCTGGATTTGAGATTCACTGCCTCTATCATGCAgcctaaagggaaaaaaaaaaaaaaaaaaagtaaaatcagaCAGCCCCATAACAGCAAGAAACTCTGGGTGGAGGCCACAACTTTTCCTTCCATGTAAACGTGGATGTCCATCACAAAACACAGGGTAAACAATAGTTGatatttcctttgtttctcaTATTCTAGAAGAACTTAAGGGAAGAGctttgaaagtaaaaaaaaacacccattaTTAATACTCATGGCAGCAAAGAACAGCACTAACTAAGACCCAGCAAGCTTTGAACAGAGTGACTGTTGTGTGTATCCTAATGGGCCCCGGTGTAGCCTCTCTGCTACAGCTACCCTGGGTAGGCTTCACAGGcatgttgtttgagacagggtctctcacggtCTGGAATCCCGGATTAGGATTGAATGTCTGGCCAGTGACCCTCAATGATCTACCGGCACTGGATGActgatgtgtgccaccatacctgccaTCTGACACAACTCTAGAGACCTAACTAAGGTCTTCAATGCTTTCAAGGCAAGCGTCCTATTGACCAAATTATCTCTCTagcctatattttatttttaaatggcacTTAGTGTCTTAggttgggtttctattgctgataatgcaccatgactaaaagcaacttgggaagaaaggaTTGATATTATCTTACAACTcttcacactccatcactgagggaagtc
This portion of the Mus musculus strain C57BL/6J chromosome 9, GRCm38.p6 C57BL/6J genome encodes:
- the Jam3 gene encoding junctional adhesion molecule C isoform X1; the protein is MIEAVNLKSSNRNPVVHEFESVELSCIITDSQTSDPRIEWKKIQDGQTTYVYFDNKIQGDLAGRTDVFGKTSLRIWNVTRSDSAIYRCEVVALNDRKEVDEITIELIVQVKPVTPVCRIPAAVPVGKTATLQCQESEGYPRPHYSWYRNDVPLPTDSRANPRFQNSSFHVNSETGTLVFNAVHKDDSGQYYCIASNDAGAARCEGQDMEVYDLNIAGIIGGVLVVLIVLAVITMGICCAYRRGCFISSKQDGESYKSPGKHDGVNYIRTSEEGDFRHKSSFVI
- the Jam3 gene encoding junctional adhesion molecule C precursor; this encodes MALSRRLRLRLYARLPDFFLLLLFRGCMIEAVNLKSSNRNPVVHEFESVELSCIITDSQTSDPRIEWKKIQDGQTTYVYFDNKIQGDLAGRTDVFGKTSLRIWNVTRSDSAIYRCEVVALNDRKEVDEITIELIVQVKPVTPVCRIPAAVPVGKTATLQCQESEGYPRPHYSWYRNDVPLPTDSRANPRFQNSSFHVNSETGTLVFNAVHKDDSGQYYCIASNDAGAARCEGQDMEVYDLNIAGIIGGVLVVLIVLAVITMGICCAYRRGCFISSKQDGESYKSPGKHDGVNYIRTSEEGDFRHKSSFVI